Proteins encoded in a region of the Anopheles ziemanni chromosome 2, idAnoZiCoDA_A2_x.2, whole genome shotgun sequence genome:
- the LOC131282819 gene encoding scavenger receptor class B member 1, with the protein MGLHKNYFKVGQNASNQLFGLPPSQGGPTPLSMLISQGAKFNNNRIAVIVFGIVTLIAGVVLSSVPWLNIFIMKNLRLWNGTISFHYWQRPGVTRLTKVYIFNVTNPEGFLAGEKPKLVEVGPFVYREDMEKVNIKFHDNHTVTYQHKKILQFVPELSVDKNLRITTPNIPLLTISTQSKYISFIVSKMISVVLTATKYKPFISLTADELVFGYDDTLVSLAHRYYPRNRRPMEKMGLLNGRNGTLTEYATMHTGHTGMEKFGYFDKLNGLDHLPHWDGEPCRSIEASEGSFFPPRDITGKDTVYIYDKDLCRTLPLVYREPVEKDGIAADLYTLAEDSYGPPNENNSCFDHSDYKKYHGLQNISPCQYGAPVYISNPHFFQSDPKLLDAVEGLEPNEEKHKTYFKIQPKLGVPLEGQVRVQLNILVEKAPNVLATKDFRDFVFPIMWLEEGVSELTPPIRRWIYLATVFAPTALPILSYGMILTGAFAMIYVFVRAYKNFVFTEDPTTELIDMGRRSLRRGSHLIHNGQQRILHRDSYILLKANGTVATVSDEVDDTGSSAVAADAHAINNNHLLHNHNLLQSHHHLYIQPKDQSLLTEVDSPA; encoded by the exons ATCGTATCGCGGTGATTGTCTTTGGAATTGTCACACTCATTGCCGGCGTTGTACTATCTTCCGTTCCATGgctgaacattttcatcatgAAG aaTCTGAGACTCTGGAACGGTACGATAAGTTTTCATTACTGGCAGCGTCCGGGCGTCACTAGGCTTACTAAGGTGTACATTTTTAACGTTACAAATCCGGAGGGATTCCTTGCCGGTGAAAAGCCAAAATTAGTTGAAGTAGGACCGTTCGTGTACAG GGAAGATATGGAGAAAGTGAACATCAAGTTTCACGATAACCACACCGTTACGTACCAGCACAAGAAGATTCTGCAGTTTGTTCCTGAGCTTAGCGTAGACAAGAACCTCCGAATTACGACACCAAATATTCCACTGCTG ACTATCTCGACCCAAAGCAAGTACATCTCGTTTATAGTCTCGAAAATGATCTCCGTCGTACTAACGGCGACCAAATACAAACCGTTCATTTCACTGACGGCAGACGAGCTGGTATTTGGTTACGACGATACGCTCGTCAGTCTGGCCCATCGATACTACCCCCGAAACCGACGGCCCATGGAAAAGATGGGCCTGCTAAATGGG CGAAACGGTACGCTCACCGAGTACGCGACGATGCACACCGGACACACGGGCATGGAGAAGTTCGGCTACTTCGACAAGCTGAACGGCCTGGACCATCTGCCGCACTGGGACGGCGAACCGTGCCGGAGCATCGAGGCGTCGGAGGGAAGCTTCTTTCCACCGCGCGACATCACCGGCAAGGACACAGTGTACATTTACGATAAGGATCTCTGCCGGACGTTGCCACTGGTCTACCGGGAGCCGGTCGAGAAGGATG GCATAGCGGCCGATCTGTACACACTTGCGGAGGATTCCTACGGGCCaccgaacgaaaacaacagCTGCTTTGATCACTCGGATTATAAGAAGTACCACGGGTTGCAGAACATCAGTCCTTGTCAATATG GCGCACCTGTCTACATCTCGAACCCGCACTTCTTCCAGTCCGATCCCAAACTGCTGGACGCCGTGGAAGGACTGGAACCGAACGAGGAGAAGCACAAAACGTATTTCAAAATTCAACCC AAACTGGGCGTCCCGCTGGAGGGTCAGGTACGAGTGCAGCTCAATATTCTAGTCGAGAAAGCACCGAACGTGTTGGCAACCAAAGACTTTCGTGATTTCGTATTTCCCATCATGTGGCTCGAGGAG GGTGTCAGTGAGCTAACGCCTCCCATCAGACGCTGGATTTACCTGGCAACGGTGTTTGCCCCGACGGCGCTCCCCATCCTGTCCTACGGCATGATACTGACCGGAGCCTTCGCCATGATATACGTCTTCGTGCGGGCGTACAAGAACTTCGTCTTCACCGAAGATCCGACGACGGAGCTGATCGACATGGGTCGACGATCGCTGCGACGTGGTAGCCATCTGATCCACAATGGTCAGCAGCGGATACTGCACCGGGACAGCTACATCCTACTGAAGGCAAACGGTACGGTGGCGACGGTTTCCGACGAGGTGGACGATACCGGCTCCAGTGCGGTTGCCGCCGACGCCCACGcgatcaacaacaaccacctGCTGCACAACCACAACCTGCTGCAaagtcatcatcatctgtaCATTCAACCGAAGGACCAAAGTCTATTGACGGAGGTGGATTCGCCCGCCTAG